In Planococcus sp. MB-3u-03, the DNA window AACAAGTGAAATACCATGTCAAATCAGCAACTGCCAAGAAAATGAATGCAGCACAAAATGATGTGGATGATATTCTGGTCAGCGACAAACAAGTCAAATGGGTAGAGATCGTCCTAAATGTTGAAGGAAAAGCATTGGGTAACCAAAAAGAACTAAACGCAATTTTTCAAGTGGAAATTCCAGATAGTTTCCTCGACAGCACAGAAACACGAAAGATTAACACCATAGTCATCACTGAAGATGAAGACTTGACGTACGATAAAGTGTTTTCGCTGACACCGCCTACAATCTCGTGCGCAGACTTAGTAACTGCTGTTAAAAACAAGACAGCGGAAGCACCTTATGAATGCAAAGCACAGGCCGATGAAACGTTAAAAGGATTTCTAGCCTCACTTGATGATGATATGGATCCGAAAGATTTTCGTGTTTTTACAAATGACTATGCGGACTTTGTTTGTGAGAAAAATTGTAACAATACAGATTTCCAAGGTATCAATATAGTCGTGAACGAAAACGATGCAGGGGCACCTAACAATATGAATAATCTGGTCAATGCCAATTTATTTATTTCGGGCAAGCTCTCAGTCGGAAATAATATTATAAACCTTGGCAAGAACGGAGAAAAACAGACAATTGTCGTAAAAGAGCTGGATGTCGACGTAAACCTGAAAAACATGTACAACACAAATTTTCTCGTACTGGGGTATCAAGACAAAACGAGAAAAGCGCAAATAGATTGGAAAAACCATATTGAAGTCTCGAATCATTCCAACTTTTGCATAGATATTGACCGAATTGACCCGGATGATCTGTCACGTTTGGAGAGAAGTCGCGTTCTCGGATAGCGGCCATTTGATCTATTATACGGAAGTGGCAGAGAAGAATTTTGTTTTAAGGGATAAAAAAGGAAGAATCAATCAAGAACTAACTAGCATTTATGTAACGAGAGCCAGCGATTATTCAACATTCTTAGAAAACTGCGGCATCTCGATGAAAGAAAGCAAGATTGTTCCGATTGATGTCTCGGTTCCAGAACCGATCGGATCCGGTTTTGGTCTGGAAGTTGAATATTAATAAAGAAATGAGCAAGGCGTAGGGGGAAGAGTAATGATTAAACTATTAATTTGGGTCATGATCGCAGCGGGTGTCATGGCAGGAGTGGTCTTTTTCAAGAAAATAGAGAATAAGAAAAAGACCTATATTGTAGCAGTCGGTAGTCTTTTAGCTGCAGCCGTGGCGCTTTGGATGCAAGGGAATTTCGCCTGGCACATGAGCCTGCTCGCGATTCTCGGTCTGTCACTTGTGATAGCGCTTCTCTTCATGAAAATGGAAGAACGCGAGCAGCAGGAAAAAGAGCGTTTGAAACAGGAGCGCAAAGATCGCAAGAAGCAAGTTGCGGAACCACTAAAGTCGGAAAAAGAAGCTGAAAAGGCGCCAGAACGAGAAACAGAACCAGTTAAAGAGAAATCCGAGAAGGTATTTGGCATGGAGTCCATCGGCCAGGTCGGAAAGGGGAATTAAGATGGACAATAAGCAATTCGGAAAAGTGTTTTGCGGCGTATTCGGAGCCGCCCTTGTCGTATTTGGCACAGCCAATGCCGGGGCGTATGCGGTCGATGAATGGGTGTTCCCGTCGGCGGAATACGGTGAATATACATATATCGGCACGACCGACGTATCGAATATGGCGGTCGCGGACGCCAAGACTTTGTTTTTGAGCCAGGCTTCTGCGGTCCGGGAATCGTCGGAACTGCATGTGACGTATTTGGATGCGACTGCAAAATACCCATTGAAAGATGTTGAAATTTCATTGGATGAAACTTTGGAAAGAGCACAGAGCGGCTCTCAGAATGACTTTGTATTCGATTTGTCGGAAACGACGACGCGTTCGTTCTTGAAAAAGCAGTTCACCGATGTGCCGTTTACAGAAGCGGATATCGCGAACATTCACCAGCAGCTTGAAACGGCCCTTGAAGGCGGACAGTCAGTGACCCGCATCGACATCAGCAGCGATTCTCTTGAAATGAGCCCGGAAGAAGTGGCCCAATCGAGTTTCTCCCATGATATAAACAGCGCTGGCGCAGAAGAATTGATCGAGGTTATCGACGGCACAGTCATCGCTCCAGATGAGCAATTCGACTTTCTGTCAAAACTTGAAGAATTGGCTTTGCTTGATGCGACCGATGCGGAACTGACAGAAATCGCTTCAGCCATTTATGGAGCCGTATTGCGGACGAATTTCCTCATTGAGCAGCGCAGCATCAGCGAACAAGTGCCGGAAAATGTGCCTGCCGGGGAAGAAGCGGCGATCAACCGGTCATTGGGTGTCGATTTCGCCTTCTCCAATCCGAATGCCAGTTCATTCACATTGAATGTCTATCTGCAAAATGGGGAACTGACGGCATCCATCCACGGGCAGCCGTTCGTCCACACCTATTACATCTCGAGCGCAGCCGATAAAGAAGTAGAACCGCGTCTCATCAAGCAATACAGCGCATTCGTCTCGAGCGGCAAAAAAGTGAAAGAACAAGGCCGTGACGGCAAGCGCATCGAAGTGGTGAGAAGTGTGTTGGAAGGCGATAAAGAAGTGCGCGTCGAACCGGTGTCGAGCGATTTCTATCCGCCGGTCCACCGCGTCGAAGTGTATCCGCTCAACGTACCTGAAGCACCAGCGACCGATGCCAACGGTGAACCGATTCCGCAGCCAGGAGATGAAGGCTTTATTGATGCAAACAACAACGGCATCCATGACCCTGCAGAACAAAGTGCGGAAGACGAAACGGTTGTTGGAAATGAAGAAGGCGCTTATGCTGGAGCGGGACAAGCGACTGACGGCTCCACTCAAGATGGCGGCACAAATACAGACGGTGAAAATGACGAGACAAATAGTGAAAACGATCCATCGCAAGACGATGAACCAGTTTACGATAAAGCGGGAAAACGAGTCGACAAATGACGCTAGAGCAAGGGGGATTTGAATGGTAATTAAACGGAGAAGGCTCGGTGATATCCTCGTCGAGCAAGGCTTATTGACGCAGGAAGATTTGCAAGGGACGCTCGATTCAAAACAGAATGACCAGAAACTAGGCGATGCCTTGTTGTCCCGTGGGCTCATCACTGAACAGCAATTGATCGAAACGCTTGAAGTGCAGCTCGGCATTCCGCATGTCTCGCTGTTCCGCTATCCATTCGACCCGATGCTGTTCAACGTCGTGCCGAAGGAATTCGCGAAGCGCAAATTGCTCGTGCCGTTGAAAACGGAAGGCGACCGCTTGTTTATCGCGATGACCGACCCGACCGATTTCATCACAATTGATGATTTGCGCTTGGCGACAGGCTTCCAGATCGAACCGACGATTGCGTCGAAAGAAGATATCATGAAAACAATCGCCAAATATTACGAAGAAGAATCCTACGATGAACTCTTAGAGGAAATGCCGGATGCCAAAAAAGACAAAGAGGATGCCCTGACCGACCTCGATGCGCCGATCGTGCGCCTTGTCAATCAGCTGCTGTCGAATGCGGTCGCGATGAAAGCATCCGATGTTCATCTCGACCCGCATGAAGGAAAGTTATTGGTGCGCTACCGAATCGACGGAACGCTCCGTACCGAACGGACTTTGCCGAAATCGATGCAGCAGATGATCACGGCGCGCATTAAAATCCTGGCGAATCTCGACATTACCGAAAACCGCATCCCGCAAGACGGCCGCATCAAGACGACTGTCGATTTCCGTGCGATCGACCTCCGCGTATCCTCGCTTCCGACAGTATTTGGGGAAAAAATCGTCATGCGGATTTTGGATTTGAGTCAGAACTTAACCGATATTTCCAAGCTCGGTTTCAACGAGACGAATATGGAACGTTTTATGCGCGAAATCGATAAACCGAACGGCATCGTGTTGATTTCCGGCCCGACCGGTTCTGGGAAATCATCTACATTATATGCGGCGCTCAATAAGTTGAATTCCGAAGAAGTGAACATCATCACCGTTGAAGACCCCGTCGAATATCAATTGGAAGGTATCAACCAAATCCAAGTGAACGCCAATGTCGGTTTGAGCTTTGCGGCAGGATTGCGCTCGATTCTGCGCCAAGATCCGGACATCGTCATGGTCGGGGAGATCCGCGACAAGGAAACAGCAGATATTTCCATACGCGCCTCGCTGACAGGGCATTTGGTGCTCAGCACGATCCATACGAACGATTCGATCGCCTCGATCACACGACTCATGGATATGGGCATCGAACCATTTCTCGTCACCGCGTCGCTCAATGCTGTCATCGCACAGCGATTGATCCGCCGCGTGTGCCGGGATTGCCGGGAAACCCAGCCGGCGACCGTCCGTGAGAAAGAGATTTTCGCAAGAAGGGGCTTGTCGATCGATACGATTTCCCGAGGCACGGGCTGTCCGCAATGCAATATGAGCGGCTATAAAGGACGCATGGCAATCCACGAAGTGCTCGTTGTCGACGATGCCATCAAAGACGTCATTAACCGCGGCGGCACGGCTGCCGAGATCCGCAAAATCGCCGTGGCCAATAAAACGATTTTCCTCATTGATGATGGCCTATTAAAAGTAAAGGAGGGCATGACGACGACGGAAGAAGTGCTCCGCGTTGCCATGAGTGACTAATATGACTGAAACCGCTATTGATTTTATCGATAAAGTTTTGACCGCAGCGCGTGAACTCGACGTATCCGATATCCATATGACCACCGGCATCCCGCCGGTTTTCCGCATGCACGGCTCGCTCAAGCGCTACGGGGAGGAGCGGCTGTTGCCAGAAGACACTGAAGCGATCGCGAAAGCCTTGATGCCCGAAAGTTTGTGGGACACTTTCCTGCAAAAAGGCGAGATGGATTATTCCTACTCGATCCCTGGCGTCGCGCGTTTCCGTGTCAACTCGTTCCACCAGCGCGGCTCCATTTCACACGCGTTCCGGACAATCCCGACGGTCATTCCGTCGATCGACGATTTGAAAATGCCGGATACCTTGAAAAAATTGTCTGATACGCATCAAGGCTTGATCCTCGTCACCGGCCCGACCGGTTCCGGGAAATCGACGACTTTAGCTGCGATGATCCGCCATATGAATGAACATATGACCAAGCACATCATCACACTTGAAGACCCGATCGAGTATATGCATAAGCACGGCTCATCGGTCATCGACCAGCGCGAAGTCGGCTTTGATACGAAATCATTCGCCAACGGACTTAGAGCCGCACTCCGTCAAGACCCGGATGTCATCCTGGTCGGGGAGATGCGCGACCTCGAGACGATCACGACCGCCATCACGGCCGCAGAAACAGGCCACTTGGTCATGGGCACGCTCCACACCTCGAGCGCTGCCTCGACCGTCGAACGGATCATCGACGTGTTTCCGCCAGAACAGCACGCACAAATCCGCACGCAGCTCGGCGGCATCTTAAAAGCGGTCATCTCGCAGCGACTGCTTCCGACAGCGGATGGCAAAGGGCGCGTCGCCGCGACCGAGATTATGATCCACAACACGGCGATCGCCAACTTGATCCGTACCGAGAAAGTCCACCAGATCCCAAACGTCATCTTGACGAACCGGGCGGCGGGGATGCACCTCATGCAGACATCGGTCCAGGAGCTTTTGAATAAAGGCCGCATCACGAAACAAATTGCGGCGCCTTATTTGATTGGAGGCGAAGAATAAGTGGCGCGCTTTAAATACGAAGGACGCGATCGGAAAAAGATCCGCGCCGGCTACGTGACGTCTGCGAACCGCAAGGAGGCGGTGCAAAAATTGCGCGAAGAAGGCATTCGTGTCATCGATATCCGTGAAGTGCCAGTCGGCGCTTTGCAAAAAGACATTTCGTTCGGCAGCCCGGTCAAGCGTGACCAGTTCATCATGTTCTTGCGTCAGTTCTCGACTTTGATGCGCGCCGGCGTCACCATCGTCGATTCGGTGAAAATTTTGTCCCAGCAAGTTGAATCGAAACAATTACGCAAAACGCTCGCGGAAATCGAAGAAGAACTGCGTAAAGGAAATTCCTTATCCGACTCGTTGTCGAAATATCCGAAGATCTTTGAACCATTAACGGTCAACTTAGTGCGCGCAGGGGAACTGTCCGGAAATATCGATGACTCGCTCGACCGCCTTGCGACGCATTATGATAAAGCGTACCAAACGAGACAGAAAGTCATCTCGGCGATGAGCTATCCGGTCGTCGTCGGCATTCTCGCAATCGGTGTTGTCATTTTCCTATTGTCGACAATCGTTCCGATGTTCGTCGATATGTTCCAAGGCTTTGGCGGTGAATTGCCGCTTGTGACACAACTCGTCATGGGAGCGAGCCGTTTCACAGTGCAGTATTGGTATTTGCTTGTGCTGTTCGCACTCGTTTTTGTCG includes these proteins:
- a CDS encoding VanW family protein; translation: MDNKQFGKVFCGVFGAALVVFGTANAGAYAVDEWVFPSAEYGEYTYIGTTDVSNMAVADAKTLFLSQASAVRESSELHVTYLDATAKYPLKDVEISLDETLERAQSGSQNDFVFDLSETTTRSFLKKQFTDVPFTEADIANIHQQLETALEGGQSVTRIDISSDSLEMSPEEVAQSSFSHDINSAGAEELIEVIDGTVIAPDEQFDFLSKLEELALLDATDAELTEIASAIYGAVLRTNFLIEQRSISEQVPENVPAGEEAAINRSLGVDFAFSNPNASSFTLNVYLQNGELTASIHGQPFVHTYYISSAADKEVEPRLIKQYSAFVSSGKKVKEQGRDGKRIEVVRSVLEGDKEVRVEPVSSDFYPPVHRVEVYPLNVPEAPATDANGEPIPQPGDEGFIDANNNGIHDPAEQSAEDETVVGNEEGAYAGAGQATDGSTQDGGTNTDGENDETNSENDPSQDDEPVYDKAGKRVDK
- a CDS encoding GspE/PulE family protein; protein product: MVIKRRRLGDILVEQGLLTQEDLQGTLDSKQNDQKLGDALLSRGLITEQQLIETLEVQLGIPHVSLFRYPFDPMLFNVVPKEFAKRKLLVPLKTEGDRLFIAMTDPTDFITIDDLRLATGFQIEPTIASKEDIMKTIAKYYEEESYDELLEEMPDAKKDKEDALTDLDAPIVRLVNQLLSNAVAMKASDVHLDPHEGKLLVRYRIDGTLRTERTLPKSMQQMITARIKILANLDITENRIPQDGRIKTTVDFRAIDLRVSSLPTVFGEKIVMRILDLSQNLTDISKLGFNETNMERFMREIDKPNGIVLISGPTGSGKSSTLYAALNKLNSEEVNIITVEDPVEYQLEGINQIQVNANVGLSFAAGLRSILRQDPDIVMVGEIRDKETADISIRASLTGHLVLSTIHTNDSIASITRLMDMGIEPFLVTASLNAVIAQRLIRRVCRDCRETQPATVREKEIFARRGLSIDTISRGTGCPQCNMSGYKGRMAIHEVLVVDDAIKDVINRGGTAAEIRKIAVANKTIFLIDDGLLKVKEGMTTTEEVLRVAMSD
- a CDS encoding type IV pilus twitching motility protein PilT produces the protein MTETAIDFIDKVLTAARELDVSDIHMTTGIPPVFRMHGSLKRYGEERLLPEDTEAIAKALMPESLWDTFLQKGEMDYSYSIPGVARFRVNSFHQRGSISHAFRTIPTVIPSIDDLKMPDTLKKLSDTHQGLILVTGPTGSGKSTTLAAMIRHMNEHMTKHIITLEDPIEYMHKHGSSVIDQREVGFDTKSFANGLRAALRQDPDVILVGEMRDLETITTAITAAETGHLVMGTLHTSSAASTVERIIDVFPPEQHAQIRTQLGGILKAVISQRLLPTADGKGRVAATEIMIHNTAIANLIRTEKVHQIPNVILTNRAAGMHLMQTSVQELLNKGRITKQIAAPYLIGGEE
- a CDS encoding type II secretion system F family protein, which gives rise to MARFKYEGRDRKKIRAGYVTSANRKEAVQKLREEGIRVIDIREVPVGALQKDISFGSPVKRDQFIMFLRQFSTLMRAGVTIVDSVKILSQQVESKQLRKTLAEIEEELRKGNSLSDSLSKYPKIFEPLTVNLVRAGELSGNIDDSLDRLATHYDKAYQTRQKVISAMSYPVVVGILAIGVVIFLLSTIVPMFVDMFQGFGGELPLVTQLVMGASRFTVQYWYLLVLFALVFVGAIWLMKRSEQGRMVLDTVVLKIPIFGKLLQKSALARLTRTLSSLFTSSVPILQAMTMTEKVVGNAVMSKVLLASRDSLERGGSLTAPMKQHWAFPPLIPHMISIGEQTGSLDHMLAKVAEFYEKEVEAETDRLKALIEPLMIVVLAALVGTIVLAIMMPMFEMFNNVDNL